Genomic DNA from Fundulus heteroclitus isolate FHET01 unplaced genomic scaffold, MU-UCD_Fhet_4.1 scaffold_49, whole genome shotgun sequence:
GAATTACTGAACTGATTAGTATTTTTCTTAACCTGGTAAAAATACTTGTATATTAATGTAGAAAAAGAACAGGAAAACATGGatgtatatttattaaaatatcctTTGATAATATTATAATAGACTCTATTCTGAATTGTCTGTCTTTTCCTGTTCAGCCCATATTTAttgacatttgttttatttaataaaaccagataattattttatattggtAACAGGTCATAGCAAAAGGTAACCAGGTTGCTGGAGCTGCTGAAAACAGTTACTGGGAGAATAATAGATAATTCCCAGGAATTGTGGATATCACAGATGTGACATACATGGATATGAACAATGGACGCATAAAGAAACGGTCAGTTATCTCTGAGCAGCCTGGAAACGTAGATAACCTTGACTCCATGCTATTACACAGTCTGTTTCAGTAGAAACTCACATTTTCAGTAGAAACTGTTTACCATTGGTAAACAGTTTCTACTGAAATGTGAGGGTTGTACCGCTGTTACAGGAGCTTGTCCCTGATGATCTATAGGAAGCTGATGTAAGCTTTATTCCAGgctctttctcctttttcccACGGCAATATCATAAGAGCCTCACCTGAatatatataaaccatttctttgGCCTGTTTATAATAAAAGTGTTAAAGTagagtttctgtttcaagagtaATTTTCTAGTAAAGATGTATTCAGTGTGTTGCAGCTCGTTTGTGGTCAAAAAGACCGGAGAGGACGCAGAAACGTCCAACTGCTGACAGGGGGCGGTAGCTTTTAAGTTCAATTTgataaatataaattatataattttgtAATCCTTAGTTACTTACATTAGATATAGCAGCTTtactattgattttattcatttttaccaATCCAATATAATAATCTTATAATAAAGCAATTTTATTTGATCAAATTATGCTTACACAACTGAACATTGGAGaggttttacacattttctatAATGGTGAGAACTCTATGAACAGGTCCACTCAGTCTATTTACATTGTCTGTGGAACGCTTGGAAGAAGCTGCATTGGTATTCCCTGATGACGATGCAAAGACAAACACCCATTTTTGTGCAGCAGACTGTTTGTTGTCTGTACTTCATGGAAAAGCCTGCACCTTGACTTATGTTATGAGCTTCAAGGCAGAGAACCCGATGTTGAAGCCAGACATGGCGTTTgcctttttaaagatttaattcAGCAAAGAGCAGGAGCCAGGAAAAGCTGAGAGCTGGCTGCTCAGAATGGGCTGAGGCTCGAGTTAGGTCCGTTATTCTGGTGCGGGTGATACACAGTGAAACAGGCAGGAGATTGGAGATAGGTCCAAAGTTCTTGGTGGTGAGGCAGTCCAGGTTGTGTCCAGAAAACAGAGAGCCAATGTGGTGTTATATGAGACAAAAGCGAGAACTTCTTCCCTCAGCGATCCATTCTCAGCTGTGACAAAAGCGTGCTGTTCTTGGTTGTATTCCAGCGACTTGAAATATCTTGTGTAGGACTTCTACCAAAGCAACATGGGTTGCTGGTTAGCCTCTTTTAAATGGATTCCAGAATGTCGCGGTAGCTCCTCTCTGGAGATATAGTGTCAGCAGGATTGGTAGAGCTCAAACGGAGCCTTTTAATTGTGTGTTTGTGGAACTTTTCAGCTTCCCCATTACAATGATGTTataacactcgtccaggtagctctcAAGGTTGGTCAAGGTGTCCTCATCCAGTGAGTTTTATTGGGAAATATGAATCAATCGTTAATATTTAAACGTTactttgtttaactttaaattattgACTTGTTCTTACCAGGGTGGATTGATATTATGTATATACCACCATTTTCCCagcctttgtattttttaaatgttttttattctgtgttttgactttgtttcggaaattgtttttttttatccttttgtacgGTAACCTTgtgtccagaaaggcgccttttaaataaaatgtattaatattattattattattattatttctacttACACACAGCTCTCGCAAGATCTCAGCTGCGCAGAAGGGGTCCTACCCAAGACTGTTCTACATCACTGAGTAAGAGACACCTGGCAGCTTTTGTTTAAAGGGAGATGGGGACAAGATAACAATGAAGATAAATCACACTGCTACTACCAAATTAAATGGGCATACTGCAGAGTGGTGCTACTTTGTTCTTTGGAACCTGAAAAGATTcgtagtgaaaaaaaaattgtgttcaaCAAAGACTTTTTGATGCTATGGTTCCTGTTCTGAGAGACTTTCAAAGTGATAATTTATGACTTCATAGAGATCTTccaattctgattttaaaattgttgtAAGATAAAGTACTATAATCCAATATCTTGTAATGATCATCCAAGTTTCAGTTACTCATCAAACCTATTGTGATACTGATCACATGTCAGTGGACATGTCTCACTTGATTTTAAGTAGTGATTTGCATTACATACTGAGAGTTTGTATGCGTTGTTATTAGGAATAAGCTAAATGTgatattctttttctttaaaggtacatagccacgttatacgCTTATaaacaaagaccaaaaaccgtctGATCAtgataaagttatatacacccAGTCTgtatcctgataatgttttatgGTCCTTTTTGTAGATAAAAATAGCACGATTACCAAATTTAAACACACGTGTCACCATTTAGCGACAATATCGCAGAACtttcataatgccggtttgcttaaataataaaacagtattaaataatgccggaccgagcctgaccctcttgAATGCCTCACAATACAGCTGCAGTTCGCTGTCatcgaagaccaaccattattaattaaatacacagaTCTAAAGCAACTtgaagagcctcatatcagaacatttactcacgtcagtcaactctacggtcacatctgagcaaccAGCAGGTTTGGCTGCTTCAGTAAACATTAACGGttatactgtattcccagagaTATCCAGTCTTCCCCTCTATGATTACAGTACAgtaatcaagttttttttccactggatcttggaccgttctgcattgttttgctgggagatgctaatagccattaggcGCTTCCTTATTTTACACATGTTCATtgttgtacttcctctgttattgaaaataaacacgaaaggctttatttactagcAAATTGAGCAAATACAAAGCGTAAAACCCCATAGAtaataactaatacgccagcaggacgggAAAATCTTTCAGAAATACTTTGAAAGCAACCAATAATATAACATGGCTGTGCACCTTTACTGGAAGTCTTCATAGTACATACCTTCATCGGTCATTTAATAAAATTGTTCAttcaaaatacatattttatttgtattttgtttccaTTACAAAAAATACAACGCAGCAAACACTAGAGAGCAGTTCCCAAGCAGAGCAGAAAGACAGACAGTAATAGTTTTGTATACAAAAGAAACTTGTCAAGGCAGCTTTAAAGCCTTTTATTCTCTCAAACCATAAACTTTTATGTAAACAAATGCCAAAGGTCATAATGAATCATGAGGTTTTATTAGGACTTTTAATCAAAGGATGTACGTCTGAGGACAGTATGTGTAACAACATTAATTTTTTGACTGGCTCCGGCTCCCACTAAAGAGCCGTAAATCTGACTATTTAAAACGCTTTCATTTAGGTGGCTGCTGGTTCTTGGAAGTTCACTAAACAGCCAGCTACAAAAACCATTTTTGAAAATAACGGCTGCAATGACAGGGGTATAACTTTACCCAGCAATCTAAATTTCTTTATACTTTCAATGCTTCTTTTGACATGGAGTCTTACTCTGGCCATCTGTTTTGTGTAAATTTCCTCTCCTGGCGTAAGCTTTTTTCTGCCCTTCAAAGATGGCAGGGTATGAAGGTTAACCCCCTTTTCTTTCAGAATGTCCCTTATAGTGAAACCCTTGCCAGCAACTACAAGATCACCCGCTTTGAGATGATCCAGGAATCCACTCTGCTTAACAATTTCAACATCAGAAATGGACCCTTCATAGGCATCAGATACAAACATGATAGATCCACTGGGAGAGACGGCTATTAAAACTTTGTATATCCTCCGGCTTTTGTAAGACGAGCAGAAATTATCCTGTTGCTCAAAATTAGAGGCTTGTTCTACAAAGAACTCTGTACAGTCAATGATCGTCCTTATCCCTTCGAACTTCTTAAAACACGAGGGGAGAGTCCTTGCTACGGTTTCTCGTGTTGCAAACATTGGTTTCTTCAATTTGGAAAGCTCTAGATACAGAAACTGAATCCAGGTCATGACTATTTTAGAGACTAAGCTAACAGAAATTCCAAATCTATATGCCAGGTCATTAAGAAGTAAACCAGATCTGAGTCTAATTAAGGTAAGAAAAAGTTCATTGATGGGGTCCAGTTTTCTTTTCACACCCGGCCTTTCACTTGGAGATTTCTCAGGCTTTGAGCTTTTGTAATACGTCAGGTCATCTTTAGCCGGTCCAAGAAAGTTCCAAAGAGCCATGAACTGGATCCAAGTCAGACCAGTGTAAAACTGAAACtgcttgtcatcatttttgACATCATCAACAGAGAAGAAGGGTTTCTGCTGTGTGGTGGCGGTCAGAAGATCAAAGTTTGAGAGTTTCTTCTTCAGAATATGGTTTTCCACTTTTAACCTCGTCATTTCTTCACATTTGGTATCTGTCTGACAGGATTTATCCACCGTCTTGTTGTCGTGTCCATCCAACATAACTACGATTTCAAGACCTGTAgttaataaatagaaaaaaacattataaccCCTTTGGTGTTAGACAGACCGTATGAGAACCCTTATGTCAAACTAGATTTATGACCCATGTGACCGTCCAGTGACCCCCCACTACACCCCCCTCCCTATGTCAGTGTTTATGTGTGATCTCTTCCACGCCGTGTTAGCGGCTAAATATTCTtaattatcagtgagaatgctatacagcattaaCACTTATTGTTTTTCCGTACGTTTTTCAGTGTCTAACTACACCCGCATACTTCAACGGATTTCAAAGattttcgtatcaaaacgttcggctcattctcgacattactgctatatctcatggttatgctaacttttatactttttaaaatatttgtactttttgtgcggtttttttgctcccattaaaatgaattaaaaaggtgtttttgggaaacttcgactcttttgaacatctggctctccaggtaaagagcccagtacgaactatgtttctgaatgtttacaggcctcctaagtccacatcaaacttttttaaggattttagtgacctcttgtctgtgatatgtgttgattatgactgtttaattattgttggagacttgaactttcacgttgacaaccctgaagacagaagtgcaaaagaactgtgtgacacacttagaaactttggtttaactcagaatgttaaacagccaacgcacaaacaggggcatattttagacttgatcatcactaaaggtctaaacatttcacaggtcaatgtaactgatgttgccttatccgatcacttctccgttacctttgaatgtatcatttccagtgactcatttagccgaagggacatcgtaagaaaacgcacctttaaggacaatgccgcggaaacttttattcaagcttactctgctacttcaacctttggctgcaactcagtagatgagctagtagataactttcagtctaaagtctcagacatcattaactgcattggtccagttaaagtgaaagttttttccgggaagaaaaaatctccatggagaaatgctccagcagttagaagtgaaaaaagggaatgtcgcaaagctgaacgcaggtggagaaagaatagactccaggttcactatgacatctataaagagagaattcaattcagcagttaagttcctcctcctgctgccttgatgttctccccacagctttctttaaaaaagttttacctgtcatagcgtctgatttgactcagataataaacacgtccctcctgtcaggtgttttccaccagtccctaaaaacagcaattatcaaaccactgctgaaaaagaacaatttagacaaacttctccTCCAGAattacaggcccatctcaaacctcctttatcagtagaatattgaaaaagctgagtttcaacaattaaacaccttcttaacaacgaccagctgctttgatgttttccagtcaggtttcctcaccacagtacagagacatgtcgatgtgcccctgggcaaggcacttaaccccaaattgcctaccgagctgcgtctcggtgtacggggagtgttggcctagtggtaaGAGCAGCTTGcagtcagagaaggatgcaagtacccggttcaatccccactgcctgcactctgggtccctgagcaaggcacttaacccctgattactccccgggcgccgcacatggaagcccactgctccccaagggtgatgggttaaaagcagaacaaatttcatggtaatgtatgtttcaatgacaataaagatgatattattaTAGTTtatatgctccgcttatctggaacaaacttccagaaaactgtaaaagtgtggaaaggctgagttcctttaaatcaagattaaaattgattttactgaaacattagttccactttgtagtccaactgtttttaatatttgcttttagtttctattttttcatgttctatATGTTTGTaccttttattcagtttttccggtataataatgtaaagctctttgcattgtctctgtactgaaatgtgctatacaaataaattgtcCTTGCCTTGCCTGTCCACATAATAAGGACCAATTCTCTTTCCCCTGTTTAACGCATGCTGGATGTCTACATTTCTGCCCTGCGCTACCCACTCCAACCATTGGATGGACGCGTTTGAAAATGTCTTGCACTGACGCCTGTAGTCACTGATCAGTGAAGCCTAAGGCTTTTGGCATGGCACTGAGTTTAATAGCAAGGAATGAAAGGCTATTGATGAATTTCAGACCATAATCAGGTTCTGTAAAACAGAGAATTTTGCTGCCCTGCGTGATGAGAGATGGTGTGACACCTAACTGGACCATCACACTCAGGATCAGGTAGCTATGGTAACCACGCACATTATGAGCTATAAGTGTGTaactgtcaggttcaaacacctaaaacattcaatAAACAACAAAGGGAAGAAAAGACAACAGACAATAGTTTGGTTACTATGTGAGaggagaacagcagagatgtgctCAGTTACAACTCCTACTGCTCTGATAACACATCCTGTACCTCCTCTCTCTTTATTGTGTTCAGAGACTTCCTTAGTTACAAAAAAACTCATTATGATGTGACATTCAAGATAATGCAACACCGTTCACAGTTCAGTTCTTGGAAAAAGAGTCATCTCTTCAGGCTTTATACAATAATAAGAGACAGAGAAACACAGTATGAGGTAGGATGAAGCATATGCTccagtaaataaatgacaataataaacacaataataCATAAGAGATATtagtcatctgaaaaaaaaaacactatctgaataaactcaaaccttaaaacccTTTCTAATAACAATGAGTAAatgtgataaatgcaatgaacacagtaaataaagtaaaaaacatagAATAGTAAAATAATTCCAACAGTAAACCTTGTACCCGGGTTTCCTGAAATGAAGCAGTTCAACCCACAAGCGTAACAAACTTGTCCTTTCAATGTTTTGGTACAGACCAGAAAGCGATCATacactcaaaattaaaaaatcataaaaacaaaaaagttcatCGTCAAGCTTTTCATCCGTAAGGCGAGGCTGAATGTCCCACTGATGCTCGTCTAGCGTTGCATCAACATTTCGAGGTACGTCCTCACCACTAATGTAATGCGTGTCATTGAACATGTGGAGCTCTGGGCTAGGTGACGGGTTGAAGACGTGTGGCGGGTTAATAGAGACACACAGATGATTACTGCAGAGGCAGTCACGCTGAGAGGACGACTTATTTCAGTAACATCGAAATGTTAACATTCATTAAGGGGTGGATGAGTTTCCTGAGTGTGGTCAGCGCTctctgctgccccctggtggaTATGGCCGCCATGCTGCTGACACCGGCTGCTTCTACAAGGGCTGAGCCTTGAACATTGTCATCACTGGGCGGTTGAGAGGGAGGATTGTTTAAATCTGAAGCCGTCTGCAGGAGTCTGATACATGAACAGTATATTTTGAAGATGATTAACGGCTTTCACAGTTTCACTAAAATCCAGCTCCTGATTATCCACAGTTACAGAGGTCACGCTTTAATTAGTTAATGTCATGTCAGTCGTCCAGCAGGATCATACCCGCTCTCAGAAACATCTGAGCTCTTGACTTAACTCGCTTTTCATGGTCTGTAGATGTCGGTATCCGGTCTAATATCGATGCAGTCACTGTAATGAcacagaaaatatataatttgatttttttttgggaaaaaaaaaaaaaaaaaataaagtgtagCTGtgagttactgggggaaaaaaaaacaaaaaacgttaaGATGTACCTTTTAAAATTCTTTGAATGGCTTCCATGCGGGATTTTGCAACATCAAACGCTCGTTGAAGGGTTTTCAATGTCGATCGTAGCTTTTCGACACTcagtacttttttcttttttaaggggAATCTTGCATACCGTGAGGTCAGAGttactgtgaataaaaaaaaataaataaaaaattaaacatgaattAAGGATTGTGTGAGTGACGCTTGATGCGGTAATTCAACaagtacaggactgtctcagaaaaatagaatattgtgataaagttctttattttctgtaatgcaattaaataaacatgaaatgtcatacattctggattcattacaaatcaactgaaatatcgcaagccttttattgttttaatatcgctgattatggcttacagctgaagaaaactcaaaaatacaatgcaaatgagctaaaggccgctattgaagcatcctgggcatccataacacctcagcaatgccacaggctgattgcctccatgccacgccgcattgatgcactaatctgtgcaaaacgattcccaaccaagtactgagtgcattaatggacattttcaaatgtttgattttgttttgctgttataaattttttttttacttggtctgaggaaatattctaatattttgagataggatttttgagttttcttcagctgtacgccataatcagcgatattaaaacaataaaaggcttgcgatatttcagttgatttgtaatgaatccagaatgtatgacatttcatgtttttttaattgcattacagaaaataaagaactttatcacaatattctaattttctgagaaagtCCTGTACAATCCACAATAGTTTTGGGGAATAAAATAATAGCTAAATTATTCTTAACTTACGATGCGCAGCAGTGCGTCTGACATGGGCGAAAAGTCGCCCTCTAGCTTGACCACGGCGTAGCGGGAAGCCCCGCGGTACCAGTGAGGTATGACCGTAGCGGGAGGCTAGGCGCCACCAGCCAGCAGCCGGTGGTGGAGCGGTGAGACGTGGAGGTGTGAGACGTGGAGGTGTGAGACGTGGAGGTGTGAGACGTGGAGGTGTGAGACGTGGAGGTGTGAGAcgtggaggtggaggtggggggGTGTGGAGCCGACTGGACTCTAACACCAGCGCGCCGTTATTAGAACCCTGGTCTGTCAGCGGTCGTCTTCTCCCGTTGGAACGTGTGTCGTCCGGGTCTTTTTCTATGCCAGGGAGCCTCCCCATGTACACGCACGGGTTCTTAGAGAACTGTCTCTCTGTAGAATGTATTACACCTGTAAAAAAAACGGTTAAaaagaattaatattttagatatatttaaataaaaaaaaatagagaatatTAAAGTAAGTTGAGATTTAATTAGATCATACCGTAGTCGGGTTGTGTTAAAACAAGATCTTGGAACTCGTCTGGAGGGGGTTCTAAGAAATAATGACAGACATAATTAAATATATGATATATTAAAAGCTGCTAATGAATGTAGAGCTTTACgattgttatatttattaaaccGGTAACTTACCGGTGAGTGTCGTGGCGGTGTCCTGTGATTGGGCCGAGGCAAGGCTATGGAGTCGACCTTTGATTATCTTGGCAGCTGGAAGTTtagacattttttgttttaaattgtactTAATGTAGACTGTGTATCGATTAGCCTTTGAGACAGGAAGTTTGAAAgggtttttattattagaaaaggggaaaaaactacAACATGCCATCCCTAAACTCGTCTCATTGGATAACCTAGCGgtacttgaatctgaacatttATTCTAAGTAACCCGACAAAAACAGATGTCCTGACACGAACACACGCCTTAAAGCCGTAAAACCCTAAAAACGACGTCCTAGCCACCGACATTGCATGCAAACATAGTATACCTGAAActacacattttgttgttttgttgtaagtAACCCACATAATACATTTCCTGACACAAACACGTCTTGTGCATAAAAGAATTGTTAGAATTATTTGAAATATTctctaaatgtattattttaatttaccgTGTTCATTGCATTATCACGCatttactcattactattaaaaaggttttacgGTTTGAGTTTATTCGgatattaaagtgtttttcagaCGACTAATCCGTCTCTTCTGTGTCAGAGTAAGGCTTGTGCAGAGACAAACCTCGTGATAAATGTTTTTGCCAGTACTATTTGTGACTGTGATGCATTGCACCCAGCCatctgttttctgatgactAAATACTCAATTATTAAGGTTGTTCTGCATAACTGAACTGCTAGTTTATGATGCTAAAGGTCACATTGCAATGTGGTCTCcctgtgaaaataaaaagtgaggCGGCAGCGGAGTGTCCTTCAGAACAGTAACAGATTTGTAACTGAACACATCTCTCTGCTTTTCTCCTTGCAAGTAAAATAAACGTCTGTTGTCTTTATTCCCCTGTGTTTAATGAACGTTGTAGGTATTTAAACCTGAcaagaattaaaataataaaaaaatgattaacAGCTAACACGGCGTGAAAGAGATCACACATAAAACCAGTGACATGGGGGCGTAGGGGTATCACAGGGGTCATAAATCCAGTTTGACATAAGGGTTCTCATACATCCCTGGTGTTCAaagacaaatattaaaaaagtgCTTTACTTTCTTCATAATGCTGAAAATATTTACACTCATTTTACAGAGAAGAACCAAATTTACCAGAACAATTTTAGTTACTGTGCACCAGTTTAGGGTTAAAATCTTTAACAAAATACTTCCGTGGCACACAgttcaaaataataaatctaCTTTACATCAACCTACCTGAGACTGATGAAATGTCCAGAAGGGCTGGTGCAGCACCTATTCTGGTGGCTGTGTCATCGATCTGAAGATCAATGGAATCTGCCTcttggctgctgctggtgctcACCGACGGACCGCTGGGGTCATAGGCCAACCTTTTCTTTACAACTTCATCTGTGTCTTCGTTTGCTGGAGCTtttcttttctgggtcattttCCCCACCTAAAAATGAATAATACCGAGATtagacttaaaaaaagaaaacaataaacagaCCTAGGCATGTGCAATTGGGCTTTTtagaaatattaattaaaaataaggaCTGGACCAAGAAGATGTAACCTAATCAGTAGCAGGTTGGTTGGCTTAGTTATTTACACACTACTTACTGTAAAATTATTATCCCTAAGCTCTGATAGTTTTATAACAAATAGATTACAAGTTGCACCAAAATTGGCGAttcattaattttttaaataaaataatgcataGTTGAGTTTTTGCACTGCATCAAAACTTTGGGGCAGTGTTTGTCTATATACgcttatttattttggtctttttggttCAGCTATGACTGCAGAAGTCTAGCCTATTCTACACCATGTAAAGGCAAAACTCATCCTCTCAGACCTGCTGTACCTAGAGCCAGAACCAGTTATGATCATGACAGCTTAGTgatctaaattatttatttacacaaattATATATAGAGTAAGGATGCACGATATTTATCGGACCGATAAAATATTGGCcgatttggtgtttttttttttttttttttttattaaatcggCCGATAAATAAATTTTCCAGATAAAAATAGCCGATAAATTAATTCTGTTGGAATTTTATTCAGGCAGAGTAGCCCCGAAGCaggacactgcaaaaatggatctaaaaataagtaaaaagttcttaaagttagtgtatttatccttgatttgagcaggtaaataagattatctgccaatagaatgagcattttgacccctaaaataagataattatagacatcctgcatttgaaataagatgatggagatgaattgttcctattttaagtacaaaaatcttattccattggcaaatagtcttatttacctgctcaaatcaaggacaaatacactcattttaagaacattttacttatttctagtcctgtttttgcagtggaCAAGACATGTGGATTTTGCGTTCCTTACCATCAGGACCCAGGCTTGGGTTCATTATTGCCCGactataaacaaacaaacatgtcttCCCCAGTGTGTTTCTCGGTATAAGAAGATGAAAACAGCATTGCAGTTTGCAAAACCTGCTCAGCAAAAACGTCGAGGAGGAGTTTTAACACAACAACGCGAATAGCTCACCTGAAAAATGAACACCGTGGCGAAGCAACATGGAAAGAGTACGAAGCAGCAGCCGGCGGTGCTTTGGGTAGAACAACACCACGGAGCGCAGATGTCTCCATTCAGGAATAGATATGAGGACTGCTATTTTGACCATTGTTAGGAATATGAAGATGTtatctaaattattttatttgctaaaaCCTGCCTCTCACTACCACTTTTACCTTTATACATAGAGGTAGTGATACAAGGTGTGATGGAAGTCTGGAGTGGAGTTACTGTTTTAGCTTTGGAGAGATAATGACTAGTTATTTTGGGAAAAAGGTGTTACACAAACGTAGTCTAAATAACCGCACTGATATATCTTTATCTATAAAGCTATACTTGGTATCCTTCCACTGGACCTCCTGTTTGCTCTGGTACGTATGAGCTACGCTCCTCAAAGCGATTGCTTTTCTTATTCAGGACCTTAGGGGTGGAATAATCTACAGAAAGAGCTTAAGTTAGAAATCCTCATGtccattaattaataaaaactacTGTAAACAATATTCTGATGcagacatgtttttgtttttcttgagaGTCTCAttgtatttttaacattttgttcttttatcaTGAAAATGTAACTTGGGGTTTATTATGTACCGTATTTCCCGGAATATAAGGCGCAGTaaacaaacaacagtcagataGGGTAAGTCAGTCAAACTTTATTAAACGTGTTCACAACAACTCAACATTGTTCTAATGTTAATGAGCGTATTCACAATACGGTAACTCTTAACCTTTTTTAGTCCGATACCGTTACATCAAAAGTTAGCGTATTCACAATAACTTTGTTGTTGTAGTTGTTCAGT
This window encodes:
- the LOC105923908 gene encoding uncharacterized protein LOC105923908 isoform X2, producing the protein MMEENHEMKTGVKEENHEMKIEKENHEMKTEVKEENHEMKIEEEEEENQKMKIEEDESHEMKTEVKQEENEEVKVEEHQDQEPDLHPVNTTNQTDPASSSGPPDLQVGKMTQKRKAPANEDTDEVVKKRLAYDPSGPSVSTSSSQEADSIDLQIDDTATRIGAAPALLDISSVSGLEIVVMLDGHDNKTVDKSCQTDTKCEEMTRLKVENHILKKKLSNFDLLTATTQQKPFFSVDDVKNDDKQFQFYTGLTWIQFMALWNFLGPAKDDLTYYKSSKPEKSPSERPGVKRKLDPINELFLTLIRLRSGLLLNDLAYRFGISVSLVSKIVMTWIQFLYLELSKLKKPMFATRETVARTLPSCFKKFEGIRTIIDCTEFFVEQASNFEQQDNFCSSYKSRRIYKVLIAVSPSGSIMFVSDAYEGSISDVEIVKQSGFLDHLKAGDLVVAGKGFTIRDILKEKGVNLHTLPSLKGRKKLTPGEEIYTKQMARVRLHVKRSIESIKKFRLLGKVIPLSLQPLFSKMVFVAGCLVNFQEPAAT
- the LOC105923908 gene encoding uncharacterized protein LOC105923908 isoform X1, which gives rise to MMEENHEMKTGVKEENHEMKIEKENHVMKTEVKEENHEMKTEVKEENHEMKIEEEEEENQKMKIEEDESHEMKTEVKQEENEEVKVEEHQDQEPDLHPVNTTNQTDPASSSGPPDLQVGKMTQKRKAPANEDTDEVVKKRLAYDPSGPSVSTSSSQEADSIDLQIDDTATRIGAAPALLDISSVSGLEIVVMLDGHDNKTVDKSCQTDTKCEEMTRLKVENHILKKKLSNFDLLTATTQQKPFFSVDDVKNDDKQFQFYTGLTWIQFMALWNFLGPAKDDLTYYKSSKPEKSPSERPGVKRKLDPINELFLTLIRLRSGLLLNDLAYRFGISVSLVSKIVMTWIQFLYLELSKLKKPMFATRETVARTLPSCFKKFEGIRTIIDCTEFFVEQASNFEQQDNFCSSYKSRRIYKVLIAVSPSGSIMFVSDAYEGSISDVEIVKQSGFLDHLKAGDLVVAGKGFTIRDILKEKGVNLHTLPSLKGRKKLTPGEEIYTKQMARVRLHVKRSIESIKKFRLLGKVIPLSLQPLFSKMVFVAGCLVNFQEPAAT
- the LOC105923908 gene encoding uncharacterized protein LOC105923908 isoform X3 — its product is MMEENHEMKTGVKEENHEMKIEKENHVMKTEVKEENHEMKTEVKEENHEMKIEEEEEENQKMKIEEDESHEMKTEVKQEENEEVKVEEHQDQEPDLHPVNTTNQTDPASSSGPPDLQVGKMTQKRKAPANEDTDEVVKKRLAYDPSGPSVSTSSSQEADSIDLQIDDTATRIGAAPALLDISSVSAAKIIKGRLHSLASAQSQDTATTLTEPPPDEFQDLVLTQPDYGVIHSTERQFSKNPCVYMGRLPGIEKDPDDTRSNGRRRPLTDQGSNNGALVLESSRLHTPPPPPPRLTPPRLTPPRLTPPRLTPPRLTPPRLTAPPPAAGWWRLASRYGHTSLVPRGFPLRRGQARGRLFAHVRRTAAHLTLTSRYARFPLKKKKVLSVEKLRSTLKTLQRAFDVAKSRMEAIQRILKVTASILDRIPTSTDHEKRVKSRAQMFLRAGMILLDD